The Corallococcus caeni genome includes a region encoding these proteins:
- a CDS encoding NRDE family protein, translating to MCTVLILRNVHPEWPLVLAANRDELYARPAHGPKVLSEPPRVVGGQDVERGGTWMGVTHEGVVVALTNQRGARSLGLAPRSRGEVVLRALQAGSVEAIERYLGTLPAPEFLPFNLLYGDAHTLRVAYARPGHAHLLHEDVPAGVHVLPNDSLDNLALPKVRRAHALAEGVAKRPWPELVTGLQAALADHALPPREAATGALAENDLPADFLQQLQALCIHTEGYGTRSSAIVALGPGRVGHYLATDLAPCQGGWRDVTGLLTAP from the coding sequence ATGTGCACCGTCCTCATCCTCCGTAACGTCCATCCCGAGTGGCCGCTGGTCCTCGCCGCCAACCGGGATGAGCTCTACGCGCGTCCGGCCCACGGGCCAAAGGTCCTCTCCGAGCCCCCACGCGTGGTGGGCGGCCAGGACGTGGAGCGAGGCGGAACGTGGATGGGGGTGACCCACGAGGGAGTCGTCGTCGCCCTGACGAACCAGCGCGGCGCCCGGAGCCTGGGCCTGGCCCCCCGCTCTCGGGGCGAGGTGGTGCTGCGCGCCCTCCAGGCCGGCTCGGTGGAGGCCATCGAGCGCTACCTCGGCACCCTGCCCGCCCCGGAGTTCCTCCCCTTCAACCTGCTCTACGGGGACGCCCACACGCTGCGGGTGGCCTACGCGCGGCCGGGCCACGCCCACCTGCTGCACGAGGACGTCCCGGCGGGCGTGCACGTGCTCCCCAACGACAGCCTGGACAACCTGGCGCTGCCCAAGGTGCGGCGGGCGCACGCGCTGGCCGAAGGCGTGGCGAAGCGCCCGTGGCCGGAGCTGGTGACGGGACTCCAGGCGGCCCTGGCGGACCATGCCCTGCCGCCTCGCGAGGCCGCGACGGGGGCGCTCGCGGAGAACGACCTGCCCGCGGACTTCCTCCAGCAGCTCCAGGCGCTGTGCATCCACACGGAGGGCTACGGGACCCGCTCGTCCGCCATCGTCGCGCTCGGGCCCGGGCGCGTGGGGCACTACCTGGCCACGGACCTCGCCCCCTGCCAGGGCGGCTGGCGGGACGTGACGGGCCTGCTCACCGCGCCTTGA
- a CDS encoding patatin-like phospholipase family protein, translating to MGRRLGWVLLVVVASGALSCHRETRASRTCVVLSVGGTKGLAHVGALDALVARGVPIDCVVGNSMGAVVGGLYASAPGDDLRQRYRAFFAAYEDETRRTTAARGAVGAAVGLLAVLMSGGALGPAVAAGALGAASGAASVPRLSHERFTHVLERFYAGARVEELPVPFATFHQAPLDGGIRLVTVTRGPLSEAVAASAANPLLFEDASLERIDPGADRVSATPVHDACQLFPGARLIAINVTGEPAFYRSDLGCDVREVRVDVGMPPAEAFTGRGPAFEATYDAGHDAVMRARLD from the coding sequence ATGGGGCGGCGGCTGGGGTGGGTGTTGCTGGTGGTGGTGGCTTCGGGGGCGCTGTCGTGCCACCGGGAGACGCGCGCTTCACGCACCTGCGTGGTGCTGTCGGTGGGCGGCACCAAGGGGCTCGCGCACGTGGGCGCGCTGGATGCGCTGGTCGCGCGGGGCGTCCCCATCGACTGCGTGGTGGGCAACAGCATGGGCGCGGTGGTGGGCGGCCTCTATGCCTCCGCGCCCGGGGACGACCTGCGCCAGCGCTACCGGGCCTTCTTCGCGGCCTACGAAGACGAGACGCGCCGGACGACCGCGGCGCGCGGCGCGGTGGGCGCGGCCGTGGGCCTGCTGGCGGTGCTGATGTCGGGCGGCGCGCTGGGGCCGGCCGTGGCGGCGGGAGCGCTGGGCGCGGCGAGCGGCGCGGCCTCCGTGCCGCGCTTGAGCCACGAGCGCTTCACCCACGTGCTGGAGCGCTTCTACGCGGGCGCGCGCGTGGAGGAACTGCCCGTGCCCTTCGCCACCTTCCACCAGGCGCCCCTGGACGGCGGCATCCGGCTGGTCACAGTGACGCGCGGCCCGCTGTCGGAGGCCGTCGCCGCGAGCGCCGCCAACCCGCTCCTGTTCGAGGACGCGTCGCTGGAGCGCATCGACCCGGGCGCGGACCGCGTGTCCGCCACGCCCGTCCATGACGCGTGTCAGCTGTTCCCGGGCGCGCGGCTCATCGCCATCAACGTCACGGGCGAGCCCGCCTTCTACCGCTCCGACCTGGGCTGCGACGTGCGGGAGGTCCGCGTGGACGTGGGCATGCCCCCCGCGGAGGCCTTCACCGGCCGGGGCCCCGCCTTCGAGGCCACCTACGACGCGGGCCACGACGCGGTGATGCGGGCGCGGCTGGACTGA
- a CDS encoding M4 family metallopeptidase, with the protein MVRTRFVSALLAFPLVACGVGEMDSNTQDGQQKPDEVAEVQNALSVIPGAQIVGTNADGTPHTIQGRLGQADRPLTGFAAADVHTAIAGSLPSIASLFRLNASDLQVRRISVDDQGTSHIRYAQTLNGLPVVGEELVVHVDRSGAIFGANGSARSGGSVSARPTVAAEAAKTAALRDTQGTRLAADGARLVYVKAEQDGRLHLAYEVKVTGESALMPLRDRVYVDAQNGATLLRVPEIHTALNRKVYSANNGTSTPGTLKRSEGQAAIGDSHVDMNYDKLGYTYDCYKTNFNRDSLNNAGQTLISTVHYSTNYVNAYWDGTQMVYGDGDGVNSIELGKDADVTVHELTHAVTENESNLTYSAQSGGLNEAMSDTFGAICESWASGTWSTAADIWKVGEDVWTPGTAGDALRYMDDPAKDGASIDWAPNYSGQDVHYTSGVPNLAFALLAKGGTHPRGRSSIVVTGIGVQKAAQIWYYANTNLYTASTTYDQAKTWTIQAAAALGYDAATQASVKAAWEAVGVGIPITCTTLTNGVAKTGLSGASGSQTYYCIDLPAAKASSYVMSGGTGDADMYIKFGSAPTTTSYDCRPYLSGNNETCSAAAKTASGKMYIMLRGYSAYSGTSLKATY; encoded by the coding sequence TTGGTTCGCACTCGTTTCGTTTCAGCCCTGCTGGCCTTTCCCCTCGTCGCTTGCGGCGTCGGTGAGATGGACTCCAACACGCAGGACGGGCAGCAGAAGCCCGATGAAGTGGCGGAAGTGCAGAACGCCCTGAGCGTCATCCCGGGCGCCCAGATTGTCGGCACCAACGCGGATGGCACGCCGCACACCATCCAGGGCCGCCTGGGCCAGGCGGACCGCCCCCTGACGGGCTTCGCCGCCGCGGACGTGCACACGGCCATCGCCGGGTCGCTGCCCTCCATCGCGTCGCTGTTCCGCCTGAACGCTTCGGACCTCCAGGTCCGCCGCATCTCCGTGGACGACCAGGGCACGTCGCACATCCGCTACGCGCAGACGCTGAACGGTCTGCCGGTGGTGGGCGAGGAGCTGGTGGTGCACGTGGACCGCTCGGGCGCCATCTTCGGCGCGAACGGCTCCGCCCGCTCCGGCGGCTCCGTGTCCGCGCGTCCGACGGTCGCCGCGGAGGCCGCCAAGACGGCGGCGCTGCGCGACACCCAGGGCACGCGCCTGGCCGCGGACGGTGCGCGCCTGGTGTACGTGAAGGCCGAGCAGGACGGCCGTCTGCACCTCGCGTACGAGGTGAAGGTCACGGGCGAGAGCGCGCTGATGCCGCTGCGCGACCGCGTCTATGTGGACGCGCAGAACGGCGCCACGCTGCTGCGCGTGCCGGAGATCCACACCGCGCTCAACCGCAAGGTCTACAGCGCGAACAACGGCACCAGCACCCCGGGCACGCTCAAGCGCAGCGAGGGTCAGGCGGCCATCGGTGACTCGCATGTCGACATGAACTACGACAAGCTGGGTTACACCTACGACTGCTACAAGACGAACTTCAACCGCGACTCGCTGAACAACGCGGGCCAGACGCTGATCAGCACGGTGCACTACAGCACCAACTACGTGAACGCCTACTGGGACGGCACCCAGATGGTGTACGGCGACGGCGACGGCGTGAACTCCATCGAGCTGGGCAAGGACGCGGACGTCACGGTCCACGAGCTGACCCACGCGGTGACGGAGAACGAGTCCAACCTCACCTACTCCGCGCAGTCCGGCGGCCTCAACGAGGCCATGTCCGACACCTTCGGCGCCATCTGCGAGAGCTGGGCCTCCGGCACGTGGAGCACCGCGGCGGACATCTGGAAGGTCGGCGAGGACGTGTGGACCCCCGGCACCGCCGGTGACGCGCTCCGCTACATGGACGACCCGGCGAAGGACGGCGCGTCCATCGACTGGGCGCCGAACTACTCCGGCCAGGACGTGCACTACACCTCCGGCGTCCCGAACCTGGCGTTCGCGCTGCTCGCCAAGGGTGGCACGCACCCGCGCGGCCGCAGCTCCATCGTCGTGACGGGCATCGGCGTCCAGAAGGCCGCGCAGATCTGGTACTACGCCAACACCAACCTCTACACGGCCAGCACCACGTACGATCAGGCGAAGACCTGGACCATCCAGGCCGCCGCGGCCCTGGGCTACGACGCCGCCACGCAGGCTTCCGTGAAGGCCGCCTGGGAAGCGGTGGGCGTGGGCATCCCCATCACCTGCACCACGCTGACCAACGGCGTCGCGAAGACGGGCCTGTCCGGCGCCTCCGGCTCGCAGACGTACTACTGCATCGACCTGCCGGCCGCCAAGGCGTCCAGCTACGTCATGAGCGGCGGCACGGGCGACGCGGACATGTACATCAAGTTCGGCTCCGCCCCGACGACGACCTCCTACGACTGCCGTCCGTACCTCTCCGGCAACAACGAGACGTGCAGCGCGGCGGCGAAGACCGCGTCGGGCAAGATGTACATCATGCTGCGCGGCTACTCCGCGTACAGCGGCACGTCGCTGAAGGCCACGTACTAG
- the holA gene encoding DNA polymerase III subunit delta: MSADMDEVLAEVKGGKVWPLYLLWGEEFLVRKGADELVKTLVPDAAMGLNLAVLDAASPREVAQELATMPLFPGRKVVLVRDPEFLAPKKGKGDALAKARDAWKAGKRKEGARRLLALAGRAGWGVDQLDPRVPGAPTVEQWKDELNVDLAEADLAFLQEAAAFCRDERISAPEGDASALLELLQKGVPPGHALVLAATDVDSRSPLLKFAQDKGRLFERKVAARHKDLDLSEIAKEFLVPFKKKLGPGALEGLKERIGGNIRLLQSELEKLAVYSEGPTIEAQHVALLVHHAREEEFFELTEALQKRELRDALSYAEDAMGQGTHALQLLGAVASIVRSLLENHAWLEKYAGGQPPRTGRDVEARILPKLEQELKATKRKTPNAWALAFGMQAAARYERRELLNALVACADADLALKSSASGKLVIERLLWTVCTRA; encoded by the coding sequence ATGAGCGCGGACATGGACGAGGTGCTGGCGGAGGTGAAGGGCGGCAAGGTGTGGCCGCTGTACCTCCTGTGGGGCGAGGAGTTCCTGGTCCGCAAGGGCGCCGACGAGCTGGTGAAGACGCTGGTGCCGGACGCCGCCATGGGGCTCAACCTCGCGGTGCTGGACGCCGCCTCCCCGCGCGAGGTGGCGCAGGAGTTGGCCACCATGCCGCTGTTCCCCGGGCGCAAGGTGGTGCTGGTGCGCGACCCGGAGTTCCTCGCGCCCAAGAAGGGCAAGGGCGACGCGCTGGCCAAGGCGCGCGACGCGTGGAAGGCGGGCAAGCGCAAGGAGGGCGCCCGGCGGCTGCTGGCGCTCGCGGGCCGCGCGGGCTGGGGCGTGGATCAGCTGGATCCCCGCGTGCCCGGCGCGCCCACCGTGGAGCAGTGGAAGGACGAACTGAACGTGGACCTGGCGGAGGCGGACCTCGCCTTCCTCCAGGAGGCGGCGGCCTTCTGCCGCGACGAGCGCATCAGCGCCCCGGAAGGGGACGCGTCCGCGCTCCTGGAGCTGCTCCAGAAGGGCGTGCCGCCGGGGCACGCGCTGGTGCTGGCGGCCACGGACGTGGACTCGCGCAGCCCGCTGCTCAAGTTCGCGCAGGACAAGGGCCGCCTCTTCGAGCGCAAGGTGGCCGCGCGCCACAAGGACCTGGACCTCAGCGAAATCGCGAAGGAGTTCCTGGTCCCCTTCAAGAAGAAGCTGGGGCCGGGCGCGCTGGAGGGGCTCAAGGAGCGCATCGGCGGCAACATCCGGCTTCTCCAATCGGAGCTGGAGAAGCTGGCCGTCTACTCGGAGGGGCCCACCATCGAGGCCCAGCACGTGGCGTTGCTGGTGCACCACGCGCGCGAGGAGGAGTTCTTCGAGCTCACGGAGGCGCTCCAGAAGCGCGAGCTGCGCGACGCGCTCTCCTACGCCGAGGACGCGATGGGGCAGGGCACGCACGCGCTCCAGCTGCTGGGCGCGGTGGCGTCCATCGTCCGCTCGCTGCTGGAGAACCACGCCTGGCTGGAGAAGTACGCCGGAGGGCAGCCGCCGCGCACCGGCCGGGACGTGGAGGCGCGCATCCTCCCGAAGCTGGAGCAGGAGCTGAAGGCCACCAAGCGCAAGACGCCCAACGCGTGGGCGCTCGCGTTCGGCATGCAGGCCGCCGCGCGCTACGAGCGCCGCGAGCTGCTCAACGCCCTGGTGGCGTGCGCGGACGCGGACCTGGCCCTGAAGTCCTCCGCCAGCGGGAAGCTCGTCATTGAACGGCTGTTGTGGACGGTGTGCACCCGCGCCTGA
- the holB gene encoding DNA polymerase III subunit delta': MTLASVQGQPRATDALQSALRSGSVHHAYLFAGPEGVGKELAAVGLAQALTCPEAPEVGCGKCTSCVRITKGLHPDVTWVMPDDERVSRGLAGRSDFTGTPSRELRVEQVRQLQERLALRGLESKRKVAILVSAEQMNVQAQNAFLKTLEEPPSETTLILVASAMDRLLPTIRSRCSKVYFGPLPVDLVARHVQQERKLDADTAALAAVMSGGSLGRALALDVDALKERKDVLTAFEALSGDDIPALLRFAEAHGGSREDADTALELLILWTRDVSLAKAGAEDAMANRDLKALAEAAAQRTSEAALHRRHALLESARTAIGSRNGAPRLQLERLLIELCVEGR, encoded by the coding sequence ATGACGCTTGCCTCGGTGCAGGGACAGCCCCGCGCGACGGACGCACTCCAGTCCGCCCTGCGGTCTGGCTCGGTGCATCACGCCTACCTGTTCGCCGGACCGGAAGGTGTGGGCAAGGAGCTGGCCGCGGTGGGGCTGGCCCAGGCCCTCACGTGCCCGGAGGCCCCGGAGGTGGGCTGCGGCAAGTGCACCAGCTGCGTGCGCATCACCAAGGGCCTGCACCCGGACGTGACCTGGGTGATGCCGGACGACGAGCGCGTGTCGCGAGGACTGGCGGGCCGCTCCGACTTCACCGGCACGCCCAGCCGGGAGCTGCGCGTGGAGCAGGTACGCCAGCTCCAGGAGCGCCTGGCGCTGCGCGGCCTGGAATCCAAGCGCAAGGTGGCCATCCTGGTCAGCGCGGAGCAGATGAACGTCCAGGCGCAGAACGCGTTCCTCAAGACGCTGGAGGAGCCGCCCTCGGAGACCACCCTCATCCTGGTGGCGAGCGCCATGGACCGGCTACTGCCCACCATCCGCAGCCGGTGCAGCAAGGTGTACTTCGGTCCGCTGCCGGTGGACCTGGTCGCACGGCACGTGCAACAGGAGCGCAAGCTGGACGCGGACACCGCCGCCCTGGCCGCGGTGATGTCCGGGGGCAGCCTGGGCCGCGCGCTCGCGCTGGACGTGGACGCGCTGAAGGAGCGCAAGGACGTGCTCACCGCCTTCGAAGCCCTGAGCGGTGACGACATCCCGGCCCTCCTGCGCTTCGCGGAGGCCCACGGCGGCTCGCGCGAGGACGCGGACACGGCGCTGGAGCTGCTCATCCTGTGGACGCGGGACGTGTCGCTCGCGAAGGCGGGGGCCGAGGACGCGATGGCGAACCGGGACCTGAAGGCCCTGGCGGAGGCGGCGGCGCAGCGCACGTCGGAGGCCGCGCTGCACCGGCGGCACGCGCTGCTGGAGTCCGCGCGCACGGCCATCGGCTCGCGCAACGGCGCGCCCCGGCTGCAGCTGGAGCGGCTGCTCATCGAACTGTGCGTGGAGGGCCGATGA
- a CDS encoding mechanosensitive ion channel family protein gives MLNFLEGHLPLLAGSVLTVLLLSIQRTTRDPDLRDDLRGAVRMLLAFLVLRLASRILPEATTPEGLRKFVHVGWMLTFAYGVIRAGVAFALKLVRMRSPVTTPKILRDVIDFTLYALATVPILQSQLNLDLAGLLATSAVLTVVIGLALQETLGNLFAGLSLQLDRPFEVGDFIRIGEHTGRVVHIGWRSIRIANFRREVITLPNSMVGKEHVKNFTQHREPVGIEMQVGVSLDAPPNQVKQALLDVAREIPQVLVQPPPLARTVAFTDSNAQYMIRVFLNDFAMSDTVREELHTRLWYRLRREGLELPHAQRTVTLRRETGHRRRELADDTVRELLRQVDLFAPLGPEELERLRCEVVVRRFGRNERIIQEGDEGGTFYVVASGEVSVRAGTLQSEITRLGPGHYIGEMSLLTGERRAATVVALEDSVLLELDRPTFARLFSDYPGLARQLSALLAQRRTQLRAVAQASGGGPDHSPEAGRILGRLRALFGLTHE, from the coding sequence GTGCTGAACTTCCTCGAAGGCCACCTCCCCCTGCTGGCGGGCTCCGTCCTGACGGTGCTCCTGCTGAGCATCCAGCGCACCACCCGGGACCCGGACCTGCGCGACGACCTGCGCGGCGCGGTCCGGATGCTGCTCGCCTTCCTGGTGCTGCGGCTGGCCTCGCGCATCCTGCCGGAGGCCACGACGCCGGAGGGCCTGCGCAAGTTCGTGCACGTGGGCTGGATGCTCACGTTCGCCTACGGCGTCATCCGGGCCGGGGTGGCGTTCGCGCTGAAGCTGGTGCGGATGCGCTCGCCGGTGACGACGCCGAAAATCCTCCGCGACGTCATCGACTTCACGCTGTACGCGCTCGCCACCGTCCCCATCCTCCAGAGCCAGCTCAACCTGGACCTGGCGGGCCTGCTGGCCACGTCCGCGGTGCTGACGGTGGTCATCGGCCTCGCGCTCCAGGAGACGCTGGGCAACCTCTTCGCCGGCCTGTCGCTGCAACTGGACCGGCCCTTCGAGGTGGGCGACTTCATCCGCATTGGCGAGCACACCGGACGGGTGGTGCACATCGGGTGGCGCTCCATCCGCATCGCCAACTTCCGGCGCGAGGTCATCACCCTGCCCAACAGCATGGTGGGCAAGGAGCACGTGAAGAACTTCACCCAGCACCGCGAGCCCGTGGGCATCGAGATGCAGGTGGGGGTGTCGCTGGACGCGCCGCCCAACCAGGTGAAGCAGGCACTGCTGGACGTGGCGCGGGAGATTCCCCAGGTGCTGGTGCAGCCGCCGCCCCTGGCGCGCACGGTGGCCTTCACGGACTCCAACGCGCAGTACATGATCCGCGTCTTCCTCAACGACTTCGCGATGTCGGACACCGTGCGGGAGGAGCTGCACACGCGGCTGTGGTACCGGCTGCGCCGCGAGGGGCTGGAGCTGCCTCATGCCCAGCGCACGGTCACCCTGCGCCGGGAGACGGGGCACCGCCGCCGCGAGCTGGCCGACGACACGGTGCGGGAGCTCCTGCGCCAGGTGGACCTCTTCGCGCCGCTGGGCCCGGAGGAGCTGGAGCGCCTGCGGTGCGAGGTGGTGGTGCGCCGCTTCGGCCGCAACGAGCGCATCATCCAGGAGGGCGACGAGGGCGGGACGTTCTACGTCGTGGCCTCCGGCGAGGTCAGCGTGCGCGCCGGCACGCTCCAGTCCGAGATCACGCGGCTGGGGCCGGGCCACTACATCGGAGAGATGTCGCTGCTCACCGGAGAGCGCCGCGCCGCCACCGTCGTGGCGCTCGAGGACTCCGTGCTGCTGGAGCTGGACCGGCCCACCTTCGCGCGCCTGTTCTCCGACTACCCGGGCCTGGCCCGGCAGCTCTCCGCGCTCCTCGCCCAGCGCCGCACCCAGCTGCGCGCCGTGGCCCAGGCGTCCGGCGGCGGACCGGACCACTCGCCCGAAGCGGGCCGCATCCTCGGAAGGCTGCGGGCCCTCTTCGGCCTGACGCACGAGTAG
- a CDS encoding acyltransferase, with product MGLPLMMMLGLGPTVARLKLRRCEAVGATPTVWGRVWIHGGGEIQIGDRVVFDARMAPIELHAQRGGRIVIEDDVTIEGGSSIEAQSLVSLGARSRLGMWCKLMDNMYHPVRGNRHERPQSVPLLVEEGVTVGSRSILLPGAHLQKGASVASGTVISRRIPPGVTVGGSPARVLRREVAR from the coding sequence ATGGGCCTTCCGCTGATGATGATGCTCGGCCTGGGGCCGACCGTCGCGCGTTTGAAGTTGCGCCGCTGTGAGGCCGTGGGCGCCACCCCCACCGTCTGGGGCCGGGTCTGGATTCACGGCGGGGGGGAGATCCAGATCGGGGACCGCGTGGTGTTCGACGCGCGGATGGCGCCCATCGAGCTGCACGCGCAGCGGGGGGGACGCATCGTGATCGAAGACGACGTGACCATCGAAGGGGGCAGCTCCATCGAAGCGCAGTCGCTCGTGTCGCTGGGCGCGCGCAGCCGTCTGGGCATGTGGTGCAAGCTGATGGACAACATGTATCACCCCGTCCGCGGCAACCGGCACGAGCGGCCGCAGTCGGTGCCGCTGCTGGTGGAGGAAGGCGTCACGGTGGGCAGCCGCTCCATCCTGCTGCCGGGCGCACACCTGCAGAAGGGCGCGAGCGTGGCCTCCGGCACGGTCATCTCCCGCCGCATCCCGCCCGGCGTGACGGTGGGCGGCTCGCCGGCCCGGGTGCTGCGGCGCGAGGTGGCGCGATGA
- a CDS encoding acyltransferase, whose translation MKPVIPSREEALQMARAGLQMARTEVFPRAERMVAVARARWLFRAFRTGRDVAAYGPVTARNDGHAELGDKLTFLGGMLPTSVVCYEHARLLVGNETQFNYGVSVEAWESVQIGARCMFASFVRVSDRDGQRISPIIIEDDVWVAHGAILLPGVRIGARSVVSAGSIVSQDVPPDSLAMGNPARSMSLDLVAREATGS comes from the coding sequence ATGAAGCCCGTCATCCCCTCCCGCGAAGAGGCGCTCCAGATGGCGCGCGCGGGCCTCCAGATGGCGCGCACGGAGGTGTTCCCCCGCGCCGAGCGCATGGTGGCCGTCGCCCGGGCGCGCTGGCTGTTCCGCGCCTTCCGCACCGGCCGGGACGTGGCCGCCTATGGCCCGGTGACCGCCCGCAACGACGGCCACGCGGAGCTGGGGGACAAGCTGACGTTCCTGGGCGGCATGCTGCCCACGTCGGTGGTCTGCTACGAGCACGCGCGGCTGCTGGTGGGCAATGAGACCCAGTTCAACTACGGCGTGTCGGTGGAGGCCTGGGAGTCGGTGCAGATTGGCGCGCGGTGCATGTTCGCGTCCTTCGTGCGCGTGAGCGACCGGGACGGCCAGCGCATCTCCCCCATCATCATCGAGGACGACGTCTGGGTGGCCCACGGCGCCATCCTGCTGCCGGGCGTGCGCATTGGCGCGCGGTCGGTGGTGTCGGCCGGCAGCATCGTTTCGCAGGACGTGCCTCCGGACTCGCTGGCCATGGGCAACCCGGCGCGCAGCATGAGCCTGGACCTGGTGGCCCGCGAGGCCACGGGCTCCTGA
- a CDS encoding acyl carrier protein — protein MSTRDTLRTFIIDTFFVDDFADDDSFLRKGLIDSTGMMELVAFIETEFHIKLDDKELVPENLDSLSRVVAFVDRKQSLAKAS, from the coding sequence ATGAGCACGCGTGACACGCTTCGCACCTTCATCATCGACACCTTCTTCGTGGACGACTTCGCGGACGACGACTCGTTCCTGCGCAAGGGCCTCATCGACTCCACGGGCATGATGGAGCTGGTGGCGTTCATCGAGACGGAGTTCCACATCAAGCTCGACGACAAGGAGCTGGTGCCGGAGAACCTGGACTCGCTGTCGCGCGTGGTGGCCTTCGTGGACCGCAAGCAGTCGCTGGCGAAGGCGAGCTGA
- the asnB gene encoding asparagine synthase (glutamine-hydrolyzing) — MCGIAGFTFPAGDAAGPALHADRLRRMTASIKHRGPDAQRALLLDGAALGHARLSIVDLASGHQPMRDEATGLTVVFNGEIFNHVELREQLSGAYAFRTRSDTEVILAAFLTWGIDCVRRFEGQWAFALWDPRDRTLWMSRDRVGICPLFYAHLPGGHLAFASEAKALFAGGLVTPALDARGLKQTFQLWAPVAPRTSFEGVSLLPPAHVAKWRDGALTLQRYWDLDFGVTPDAAEEPRLLEELGAVLDRAVRLRLRADVPVAAYLSGGLDSSLLCSLAQEQLGGTLRTFSVGFAHARFDERTHQAAVAEQLRTEHRVVEMRDGDIGALVPGVIFHAEQAMMRSAPAPFLRLSGWVRDQGIKVVLTGEGSDEMFLGYDLFKETKVRQFWARQPASKYRPLLLRRLYPTLSVSQQSVELLREFFGTGLETPDALAFSHLVRWGNSGRILRFLAPEFAAKVADEDPVASVLATVPEAVAKWRPLARAQYLEARTLLSGYLLSAQGDRMLLGNAVEGRFPFLDTGVMEFAARVPERLRLRGLDEKHLLKRFSKGRVPASILERSKFPYRAPIAGALVGPDAPAWARELLAPEAVSATGVFDARKVERLVAKLRAPNSAESEADTMALFAVASTQLLAHHFLKPKPVPQADVDAVRLEAA, encoded by the coding sequence ATGTGCGGCATCGCGGGGTTCACCTTCCCGGCGGGTGACGCCGCGGGTCCGGCGCTTCACGCGGACCGGCTGCGCCGCATGACCGCCAGCATCAAGCACCGGGGACCGGACGCGCAGCGGGCCCTGCTGCTGGACGGCGCCGCGCTGGGGCACGCGCGCCTGTCCATCGTCGACCTGGCCTCCGGCCACCAGCCGATGCGCGACGAGGCCACCGGCCTCACCGTGGTCTTCAACGGGGAGATCTTCAACCACGTGGAGCTGCGCGAGCAGCTGTCGGGGGCGTATGCCTTCCGCACGCGCTCCGACACGGAGGTCATCCTCGCGGCGTTCCTCACGTGGGGCATCGACTGCGTGCGCCGCTTCGAGGGCCAGTGGGCGTTCGCGCTGTGGGACCCGCGAGACCGCACGCTGTGGATGTCGCGCGACCGCGTAGGCATCTGCCCGCTGTTCTACGCGCACCTGCCGGGAGGGCACCTGGCGTTCGCGTCGGAGGCGAAGGCGCTCTTCGCGGGGGGGCTCGTGACGCCCGCGCTGGACGCGCGGGGGCTCAAGCAGACGTTCCAGCTCTGGGCGCCGGTGGCGCCGCGCACGTCCTTCGAGGGCGTGTCGCTGCTGCCGCCCGCGCACGTGGCGAAGTGGCGCGACGGGGCGCTGACGCTCCAGCGCTACTGGGACCTGGACTTCGGCGTGACGCCGGACGCGGCGGAGGAGCCCCGGCTGCTGGAGGAGCTGGGCGCGGTGCTGGACCGGGCGGTGCGGCTGCGGCTGCGCGCGGACGTGCCGGTGGCGGCGTACCTGTCGGGCGGGCTGGACTCCAGCCTCCTGTGCTCGCTGGCGCAGGAGCAGCTGGGGGGCACGCTGCGGACGTTCTCCGTGGGCTTCGCGCACGCGCGGTTCGACGAGCGCACGCACCAGGCGGCGGTGGCGGAGCAACTGCGCACCGAGCACCGCGTGGTGGAGATGCGCGACGGGGACATTGGCGCGCTGGTGCCGGGGGTCATCTTCCACGCGGAGCAGGCGATGATGCGCTCCGCGCCCGCGCCGTTCCTGCGGCTCTCCGGGTGGGTGCGCGACCAGGGCATCAAGGTGGTGCTGACGGGTGAGGGGTCGGACGAGATGTTCCTCGGCTACGACCTGTTCAAGGAGACGAAGGTGCGCCAGTTCTGGGCGCGCCAGCCGGCGTCGAAGTACCGGCCGCTGCTCTTGCGCCGGCTGTACCCGACGCTGTCGGTGAGCCAGCAGAGCGTGGAGCTCTTGCGCGAGTTCTTCGGCACGGGGCTGGAGACGCCGGACGCGCTGGCGTTCTCGCACCTGGTGCGGTGGGGCAACAGCGGCCGCATCCTGCGCTTCCTCGCGCCGGAGTTCGCCGCGAAGGTGGCGGACGAGGATCCGGTGGCGTCGGTGCTCGCGACGGTGCCGGAGGCGGTGGCGAAGTGGAGGCCGCTGGCGCGCGCGCAGTACCTGGAGGCGCGCACGCTGCTGTCCGGCTACCTGTTGTCCGCGCAGGGCGACCGCATGCTGCTGGGCAACGCGGTGGAGGGGCGCTTCCCGTTCCTGGACACGGGCGTGATGGAGTTCGCCGCGCGCGTGCCGGAGCGGCTGCGGCTGCGAGGGCTGGACGAGAAGCACCTGCTCAAGCGCTTCTCGAAGGGCCGGGTGCCGGCGTCCATCCTGGAGCGCAGCAAGTTTCCCTATCGCGCGCCCATCGCGGGAGCGCTGGTGGGCCCGGATGCGCCGGCGTGGGCGCGCGAGCTGCTGGCCCCGGAGGCGGTGTCGGCGACGGGCGTCTTCGACGCGCGCAAGGTGGAGCGGCTGGTCGCGAAGCTGCGCGCGCCGAACTCCGCGGAGAGCGAAGCGGACACCATGGCCCTGTTCGCCGTGGCGTCCACGCAGTTGCTGGCGCACCACTTCCTGAAGCCGAAGCCCGTGCCCCAGGCGGACGTGGATGCCGTGCGGTTGGAGGCCGCGTGA